TCATGACTGTGCGCAAGCTCCTCAGTGGGGTTGCTAGTTAGAAGCGCGATCGATGTGATCAATAAAAATCAACAAAATAAATACGATTAAATAGGATCGATATTTGTTTAGACTACTATTGCTCTAATTAGGGCTTGGTCTTCTCTACAGCTTGTTTTAGGCAACCAGCTAAATGGTTGATTTGAGCCTCGGTATGGGTTGCGATCAGCGTCAATCTAATCCTTGGTGTAGGTACGGTTGGCGGACGGATCGCCGGTGCAAAAAGTCCTTTTTCTTTAAGTTGCGCTGCGATGGCTAGGGTGGTGGCAATATCTCCCACCTCGATCGCTACGATCGGTGATTCTGTGGCGATCGCAATGATATTGGCTTGGGCTAATTGTTTTTTTAATAATTCTAAGTTTTGCCAGAGTTGATGCCGCCGTTCTGGTTCAGTATTAATAATCTTGATCGCTGCGATCGCGGCTGCCGTATCCGCAGGTGATAGCCCGGTAGTATAAATCCAGCTAGCTGCTCGATTGCGCAAGAAATCGATTAACTGCGCCGAACCTGCCACATAGCCACCCAAGCTGCCCAGGGCTTTGCTGAGCGTGCCAACCTGAATCAGTGGTTGTTTGATCCCCAGGGCATTAACCAAACCAGCCCCCCGATCGCCAAACACTCCGGTGGCATGGGCTTCATCCACCAACACCATGCAATCATATTTTTCGGCCAGAGCCATGATCTCAGTCAGGGGTGCAAGATCGCCATCCATGCTAAACACGCTATCGGTGGTGATTAAACAACGCCGGAATTGCGATCGCTGCTGAGCTAGTTTATTACCCAAATCGGCAAGATCGCTATGCCCATAATCCAGCACCGTTGCTCCGCTCAGGATCGCACCATTTTTCAAGCAGGAATGGTTATAGACATCCCCCAGAATTAAATCCCGCTTCCCCACCAGCGCCGCGATTGTGCCAATATTTGCCAGGTAGCCAGAGCTAAAAACTAAGGCTGCCTCAGTTTGCTTCAGGTTGGCGATCGTTTGTTCTAGCTCCTGATGCAGTGGTAAATGCCCTGAAACTAATCGGGAACCAGTTGCGCCAGTACCATAGGCTTGACAAGCTGCGATCGCCGCATCGATTAAGCGTTGATCTCCTGCTAGGCCCAGATAATTATTACTGGCAAACATTAACACTGAGCGATCGTTAATGATCACCTCCGCCCCAGCCTTACTGGCAATTAGTTGGGGCGATCGATACCAGTTAGCTCGTCGGATCGTATTGAGCGACTGTTCTATCCAGGCGTATGCTTCAGCCATTACTTAATTTCTGATCTTATTTCTGATCTTGATACCGCGATGGCGCGATAGTTAAACAAGCATTCGATCGCCCAGCGGTCAAATAATAAATAACTTAAGTCAAATAATAATTTATTTAAAAATTTGATATTGACATATACTAGTAGTCTGAGAGATAATCTTAACCTTATGCCACAACATCATTGGGCGATGAAAAACGCTCTCACTTGAAGAACTGCAGTAATTCAGTGCATGAATAAGCCTACACAGATAACTCCTGCTATTGCTCTACCAGATCTAGTAGAAATTCAGCGGGAGAGCTTCCGCTGGTTTCTCGAAGAAGGATTAATTGAAGAACTTGCTAGCTTTTCACCGATTACCGATTACACCGGAAAAATTGAGCTTCACTTTGTTGGTAAAGATTATAAGTTAAAAAAGCCCAAATACGCAGTTGATGAAGCCAAGCGTCGTGATGCTACCTATTCGGTGCAGATGTACGTGCCTACCCGCTTGATCAACAAAGAAACGGGTGAAATTAAAGAACAAGAAGTCTTTATCGGCGATCTGCCCCTCATGACCGATCGCGGTACATTCATTATTAATGGTGCCGAGCGGGTAATCGTTAATCAGATTGTGCGTAGTCCTGGTGTCTACTACAAATCTGAAACCGATAAGAACAGCCGTCGTACCTATAATGCCAGCTTGATCCCCAACCGGGGGGCATGGCTGAAATTTGAAACCGATAAGAATGACCTGGTTTGGGTGCGGATCGACAAGACCCGCAAACTGTCAGCGCAGATTTTACTCAAAGCACTGGGGCTATCCGATGCCGATATCTTTGACTCGCTGCGCCATCCGGAATATTTCCAAAAAACGATCGAAAAAGAAGGGCAATATAACGAAGAAGATGCCCTGCTGGAACTATACCGCAAGCTCCGCCCCGGTGAACCGCCTACGGTTGCTGGTGGGCAGCAATTATTAGAATCCCGCTTTTTTGATCCCAAGCGCTATGACCTGGGTCGGGTTGGTCGTTATAAAATCAACCGCAAGCTGCGTTTGAATGTGGCCGAAACCACCAGGGTGCTAACGCCGGAAGATATTTTGTCGGCGATCAACTATTTGATTAATTTAGAATATGACGTTGGCCAAACCGATGACATTGACCACCTGGGTAATCGCCGGGTGCGATCGGTTGGTGAACTATTGCAAAACCAGGTTAGGGTTGGCCTGAATCGCCTGGAGCGGATTATTCGGGAGCGGATGACTGTTTCCGAAGCTGATGTGCTCACACCAGCATCATTGGTGAACCCCAAGCCATTGGTAGCGGCGATCAAAGAATTCTTTGGTTCCAGTCAGCTATCCCAGTTTATGGATCAAACTAATCCCCTGGCGGAGTTGACCCATAAACGACGGCTGAGTGCCCTTGGCCCTGGCGGCTTAACCCGTGAACGGGCTGGCTTTGCAGTGCGCGATATTCACCCCAGTCACAATGGCCGAATCTGCCCGATCGAAACGCCTGAAGGCCCTAACGCTGGTCTGATTGGTTCACTGGCTACCCATGCCAGGGTTAATCAATATGGCTTTATTGAAGCGCCCTATCTGCCAGTTGAAGATGGCTTAATTCGCTATGACCTCACGCCTATTTATATGACGGCGGACGAAGAGGATGAGTTCCGGGTTGCCCCTGGCGATGTGCCCATGAATGAAGAGGGCTGGATCACGGCTGACTTTGTGCCAGTGCGATATCGTCAGGAATTTGGCACCGCCGAGCCCAATGACCTTGATTACGTTGCGGTTTCACCAGTGCAGATCATCTCGGTGGCCACATCATTAATTCCATTCCTGGAACATGATGATGCTAACCGTGCCCTGATGGGATCGAACATGCAGCGGCAAGCTGTGCCATTGCTACGCCCAGAAAGACCTCTAGTCGGTACTGGTTTAGAAGCTCAGGCAGCACGAGATTCCGGCATGGTAATTGTTTCGCGCTCCGATGGTGAGGTGATTTACTCATCTGCCGACGAGATTCGGGTTAAATCCGATGATGGTGGCGTAATTAATTACTACTTGCAGAAATATCAACGCTCTAATCAAGATACCTGCCTCAATCAGCGACCGATCGCTGCCCGTGGCGATCGCGTGGTCAAGGGTCAAATCCTGGCCGATGGTTCTGCTACTGAAGGTGGTGAATTGGCGCTGGGTCAAAATATCCTGGTGGCCTATATGCCCTGGGAAGGCTACAACTACGAAGATGCAATCCTGATTAATGAGCGCCTGGTAATCGATGATGTCTATACTTCGATTCACATTGAAAAATATGAGATCGAGGCCAGACAGACCAAGCTGGGGCCAGAGGAAATTACCCGCGAAATTCCTAACGTGGGTGAAGACTCACTGCGTCAATTAGATGAACAGGGCATTATCCGCGTCGGTGCTTGGGTAGAAGCTGGCGATATTCTGGTTGGTAAGGTTACGCCGAAGGGTGAATCCGATCAGCCGCCGGAAGAAAAGCTACTCAGGGCGATCTTTGGTGAAAAAGCAAGGGATGTGCGCGATAACTCCCTGCGCGTACCCAATGGTGAAAAAGGCCGCGTCGTTGATGTGCGCTTGTTTACCCGTGAGCAGGGTGATGAGTTGCCGCCTGGTGCCAACATGGTAGTACGGGTTTATGTGGCTCAAAAGCGCAAAATCCAAGTGGGCGACAAAATGGCTGGTCGTCACGGCAATAAGGGGATTATTTCCCGAATTTTGCCCAAGGAAGACATGCCATACCTAGAAGATGGCACAGCGGTTGATATTGTGCTCAATCCTCTGGGTGTACCTTCCCGGATGAACGTTGGCCAAGTGTTTGAATGTTTGCTTGGTTGGGCTGGCCAGAACAAAGATGTGCGCTATAAAATTACTCCCTTTGATGAAAGACATGGGGAAGAAATGTCGCGCAACTCTGTACATCAGCAGCTCAAAGAAGCCCAAAGGGCGATCGGCGAGGAGTGGATCTTTAATCCCGACAACCCCGGCAAGTTGACTGTCTATGATGGTCGTACCGGTGAGAAATTTGACCAGCCAGTTACGGTGGGCAAAGCCTATATGCTCAAACTGGTACACCTGGTTGATGATAAGATTCACGCCCGATCGACTGGCCCATATTCACTGGTAACACAACAGCCCCTGGGTGGTAAAGCCCAACAGGGTGGTCAGCGGTTCGGTGAAATGGAAGTATGGGCATTGGAAGCCTTTGGTGCTGCCTATACCCTGCAAGAGCTACTCACGGTGAAGTCGGATGATATGACCGGACGCAACGAGTCCCTCAATGCGATCGTAAAAGGTCATGCGATCCCACGACCAGGCACACCGGAATCGTTCAAGGTACTGGTGCGAGAGCTACAGTCACTCTGTTTGGATGTGTCGGTACACAAGCTGGAATCCGGAGATGATGGTAGTAACCAGGATACCGAAGTTGATCTAATGGTGGATATGGATGGTCGTCGAACTCCATCTCGTCCCACCTATGAATCAATTTATCGCTCCGAGGATGAAGAGACGGAATCCTAAGCAGCGCTAGATAAAAGATCAGCCGATCGCTATCGTTGATCTGGTTAGCTCTAGTTAATTCCAGCCGTTAGCAGTGATTCACTCCTGAATGTTTTGGCTTGTTTAGGACTTAACCAATAGGTTCTTAGGCAAATAGAATGTGTGATCTTTAGCATGATCATACTAACTATCTATATCAATTGGCCAATCCCATTGATTTCAGGAGTGATTACTTGCTCAAAGTCTTTCTAATTATCTAATTAAACAAAGTAGTTCTAATTGAATTGTTGGCATTCTAATTTAATCTCACTAGTTTTAGTTGAATTTAAATCGAATTTGTAGGTAGGTAGTAAGGCTTAAAGGCGATCGGCTTGTAAATAAAAAATTCTGTAAATCAAAAGATCGAGTTTATCTGTTGGGCAATATCAGTAGAGTTGAAGTTGGGGACTTTCTAGATCTATGGCAAGAATAGAGCAGCGGTTTGATTATGTAAAAATAGGGATCGCTTCACCGGAAAGAATCAGGCAGTGGGGTGAACGCATCCTGCCCAATGGTAGTGTTGTAGGTGAGGTGACCAAACCAGAAACCATTAACTACCGCACCCTCAAGCCAGAAATGGATGGGTTGTTTTGCGAGCGCATTTTTGGCCCAGCCAAAGACTGGGAATGCCATTGTGGTAAATACAAGCGGGTGCGCCATCGCGGTATTGTCTGCGAGCGCTGCGGCGTGGAAGTAACTGAATCACGGGTACGCCGCCATCGGATGGGTTTCATCAAGTTGGCTGCCCCAGTTACCCATGTTTGGTATCTCAAGGGCATCCCCAGTTATATGGCAACTTTGCTGGATATGCCGCTGCGGGATGTGGAGCAAATTGTTTACTTCAATGCCTATGTGGTAACCGATGCGGGCAATCATCCTAATCTTACGTTCAAGCAACTCCTGACAGAGGATCAATGGCTGGAGATCGAGGATCAAATCTATGCTGAAGATTCTGAGCTAGAGGGCATTAGGGTTGAAATTGGTGCTGAAGCAATTCAATACCTGCTCCAAAATATAAATCTTGAAGAAGAAGCAGAGCAACTGCGCGAAGACATTGCCAATTCCAAGGGTCAAAAACGCGCCAAGTTAATCAAACGCCTGCGGGTAGTGGACAACTTTGTGGCCACGGGTTCCAAGCCAGATTGGATGGTATTGGAAGTAATTCCCGTAATTCCGCCTGATCTGCGGCCAATGGTGCAGTTAGATGGTGGCCGATTTGCCACTAGCGATCTCAATGATTTATATCGGCGCGTGATCAATCGCAACAATCGCCTCGCCAGACTACAGGAAATTCTGGCACCGGAAATCATTGTCCGGAATGAAAAGCGGATGCTGCAAGAGGCGGTTGATGCCCTGATTGATAATGGTAGGCGTGGCCGCACCGTGGTAGGTGCCAACAATCGCCCCCTCAAATCCCTGTCTGACATTATTGAAGGGAAGCAAGGGCGGTTCCGCCAAAACTTACTCGGTAAGCGGGTTGACTATTCCGGCCGATCGGTAATTGTGGTTGGACCCAATCTGCGCATTCATCAGTGCGGCTTGCCCAAGGAAATGGCGATCGAACTGTTTCAGCCATTTGTGATCAATCGCTTGATCAAAGCTGGCCTGGTCAACAATATCAAAGCCGCCAAAAAGCTGATCCAACGGGATGATCCGGCCGTGTGGGATGTGCTAGAAGAAGTAATCCGCGATCACCCGGTAATGCTAAACCGCGCCCCGACATTGCACCGATTGGGAATTCAGGCATTTGAGCCAATTTTAGTTGATGGCCGCGCCATTCAATTGCACCCGCTTGTTTGCCCAGCGTTTAATGCTGACTTTGATGGTGACCAAATGGCGGTTCATGTGCCTTTGTCCTTAGAAGCTCAGGCCGAAGCCAGACTATTGATGTTGGCCTCGAATAACATTATGTCGCCAGCTACCGGTAGGCCAATTATTACGCCTAGCCAAGATATGGTTCTAGGCTGCTATTACCTGACCGCCGACAATCATCTGAATCAAAAAGGTGCTGGCCATTATTATGCCAGTTTCAAGGATGTAATTATGTCCTACGAACAGGGACATGTGGAACTCCACGCCAAAATCTGGGTGCGCTTTGATGGCAAAGTTCAAGGTGATGGGATCGGCGATGGCGAAGAACCTGAAGTGCAAGAAAGTGGTGATGGTTCTAAGTTGAAAACCTACAAATCTTTGCGAGTCAGGGAGGATAGCGATGGTAATTTGCTTTCTCAATATGTACTGACAACACCAGGTCGGGTGATTTTGAACCAGGCTATTCTCGACTCGTTGGCCAGTTAGTTTGGCCGATCGCACCTAAAATTTATTTGCACCTATATTTCTATATTTCTATATTTGATATTTGATTTATTTAGCAGCAGGTAGTTGTGGGATGGAGAGAATTCATTTTTTTCAGGCTTAACTCAGACCGGAATGATCAGGTGTGGTGGATGATTGACTTTAATCTAGCTGGTTTATTTTGGTAGATCGATTGCTAACTCGATCGCCAGAGTTAACCAGGTTTAGCTAAGTTTATATTCCAATTAGCTTTTCTATAACATTGGCATAGCAGAAAATATTATGGCAGATCTAACAGTGAACGGCGCAGAATCGAATCGCTCAAAAGATAAGACAACCCCAGCGGTTTTTATCAATCAAACCGTTGACAAAAAGCAGCTCAAAAATTTAATTTCCTGGGCTTTTACCCACCACGGCACGGCCAGAGCCGCTTACATGGCTGATGAGATCAAAGCGCTTGGGTTTCGCTATGCAACTCAAGCGGGGGTCTCGATCAGTGTGGAGGATTTACAAATTCCGCCCAGCAAAAAGCAACTCTTGGCAGAGGCGGAAGAGGAAATCGAAGCGACCGAAAACCGCTATTCACGCGGTGAAATTACCGAGGTGGAGCGATTCCAGAAAGTGATCGACACCTGGAATGTCACCAACGAAAACCTCAAAAATGAGGTGGTCAAAAACTTTAAGGTCAATAACCCCCTGAATTCGGTCTATATGATGGCCTTCTCTGGGGCAAGGGGTAACATTTCCCAGGTGCGCCAGTTGGTAGGGATGCGGGGTCTAATGGCCGATCCACAAGGGGCAATCATTGACTTGCCAATTAAAACCAATTTCCGGGAAGGCTTAACGGTCACGGAATATATTATTTCGTCCTATGGGGCACGCAAAGGCTTAGTAGATACGGCGTTGCGTACTGCTGACTCCGGATATCTTACCCGTCGTCTGGTGGACGTTTCCCAGGATGTAATTATTCGAGAAACCGACTGTGGCACGACCAGAGGTGTGGTGACGCAGGCCATGAAAGATGGCGATCGGGTTTTAATCCCGCTCAGAGATCGGTTGTTTGGTCGCACCGCTGCCATTGATGTGACTGATCCCAAGACCGGTGAGGTGATTGTAGCGGCAGGTCAATGTTTCTCGGAAGAACTTTCGATCGCCGTAGAAAAATCTGGTGTGAAATTAGTTAAGGTGCGATCGGCGCTGACCTGTGAATCAACCCGATCGGTCTGTCAAACCTGTTATGGTTGGAGCCTTGCCCATGCCAAAATCGTGGACATCGGCGAAGCGGTTGGAATCATTGCCGCCCAGTCGATCGGTGAACCTGGTACCCAGCTAACCATGCGTACTTTCCACACCGGTGGTGTATTTACCGGCGAGATCGCCCAGCAAAGCCGCGCTAAATTTGTCGGCTCGATCAAATTTTCTAAGAATTTACGCTTGCGGCCGATTCGCACCCGCCATGGTGATGATGCCTATATTGTTGAGGCTCCAGGCGAATTTATGCTGGAAAGTAAGGAAGGACGCAAGAAATCCTACAGCGTGACCCAGGGTTCTACCTTGCTAGTTCAAGATGGTCAGCAAGTTGAAAAAGATCAACTAATGGCTGAAGTCGCAATTTCTGGCCGCACCAAAAAGAGTACCGAAAAGGCCAAAAAAGAGCTAAAAACTAACCTCTCTGGGGAAGCCCTCTTCTCTGGCCTAGTACCAGAAGAAAAGAAAGATCGCCAGGGTAACACCAGCTATATTGCTACTCGCAGCGGCTTAATTTGGATTCTGGGTGGTCAGGTGTATAACTTGCTGCCCGGTGCCGACCCAGTGGTCAAAAATGGCGATCGGGTTGAGATTGATGACGTGTTGGCGGTAACCGAATTGGTAACCGAACATGGTGGCGTAGTTAGGCTCAAAGACGAAGACGCACGCCATAACCGCGAAGTGGAAATCATCACCGCCTCGGTGGTACTCGATCGGGCTAAGGTTGAAGAAGAAGTCAGCCAAAGTCGAGAGCATTACATCCTGCATACTGCCAGTGGCCAGCGGTTCTTGCTCAAGGCAGCACCAGGCACTAAGGTCACCAGTAACCAGGTTGTGGCCGAGCTAATCGATGATACCTACCACACCAACAGCGGTGGCATTATTAAATACTCTGGCGATCTTGAAGTTGCCAAACGCAGCAAAGCTAAACAGGGTTTTGAAGTGCTCAAGGGCGGCACCCTACTTTGGATTCCTGAAGAAGCCCATGAGGTAAATAAGGATATTTCCCTGTTGCTGGTCGAAGATGGTCAATATCTGGAAGCTGGTACCGAAGTGGTCAAAGACATCTTCTGTCAGAGTTCTGGTGTAGTTGAGGTGACCCAGAAAAATGACATTTTGCGCGAGATTGTGATCAAGCCGGGCGATCTGCACCTGGTGGATGATCCCCAATCGGCGCTGAAGAAAAATGAAACCCTGGCTCAGCCTGGCACCGAAATCTTACCTGGCCTAGCCAGTGAAGAGCTGCGCTATGTTGAGTATGTCGAAACCCCAGAAGGGCCAGCAATCCTATTGCGACCGGTTCAGGAATTTTCAGTACCCGACAAGCCATCGATCCCCAGCCAGGATTCGATCTCTGAGATCAGTTCAATTCGGCTCAGAGCAGTGCAGCGGATTCCCTATAAAGACGGCGAGCGCGTCAAGTCGATCAGTGGCCTAGAGTTGCTGCGTACCCAACTGCTATTGGAGATCGACACTGAAGCGCCACAGATTGCCGCTGATATTGAGTTTGTGGCCGATGAAGAAGACCCAGAACTATTGCGATTGCAACTGGTTATTCTAGAGTCTTTGATCATCCGTCAGGATACAGCATCCGACCCAACCCAGACCAATACTCGCACCAGGATTTTAGTAGAAGAGGCGCAACAAATTGCCCCAGGTGAAGTTGTGGCTCGTACCGAGATCCTTTGTAAGCAGTCTGGCGAAATACGCGGGATCAAAGAGGGAGCAGAGTTA
The sequence above is a segment of the Pseudanabaena sp. PCC 7367 genome. Coding sequences within it:
- a CDS encoding DNA-directed RNA polymerase subunit gamma; its protein translation is MARIEQRFDYVKIGIASPERIRQWGERILPNGSVVGEVTKPETINYRTLKPEMDGLFCERIFGPAKDWECHCGKYKRVRHRGIVCERCGVEVTESRVRRHRMGFIKLAAPVTHVWYLKGIPSYMATLLDMPLRDVEQIVYFNAYVVTDAGNHPNLTFKQLLTEDQWLEIEDQIYAEDSELEGIRVEIGAEAIQYLLQNINLEEEAEQLREDIANSKGQKRAKLIKRLRVVDNFVATGSKPDWMVLEVIPVIPPDLRPMVQLDGGRFATSDLNDLYRRVINRNNRLARLQEILAPEIIVRNEKRMLQEAVDALIDNGRRGRTVVGANNRPLKSLSDIIEGKQGRFRQNLLGKRVDYSGRSVIVVGPNLRIHQCGLPKEMAIELFQPFVINRLIKAGLVNNIKAAKKLIQRDDPAVWDVLEEVIRDHPVMLNRAPTLHRLGIQAFEPILVDGRAIQLHPLVCPAFNADFDGDQMAVHVPLSLEAQAEARLLMLASNNIMSPATGRPIITPSQDMVLGCYYLTADNHLNQKGAGHYYASFKDVIMSYEQGHVELHAKIWVRFDGKVQGDGIGDGEEPEVQESGDGSKLKTYKSLRVREDSDGNLLSQYVLTTPGRVILNQAILDSLAS
- the bioF gene encoding 8-amino-7-oxononanoate synthase translates to MAEAYAWIEQSLNTIRRANWYRSPQLIASKAGAEVIINDRSVLMFASNNYLGLAGDQRLIDAAIAACQAYGTGATGSRLVSGHLPLHQELEQTIANLKQTEAALVFSSGYLANIGTIAALVGKRDLILGDVYNHSCLKNGAILSGATVLDYGHSDLADLGNKLAQQRSQFRRCLITTDSVFSMDGDLAPLTEIMALAEKYDCMVLVDEAHATGVFGDRGAGLVNALGIKQPLIQVGTLSKALGSLGGYVAGSAQLIDFLRNRAASWIYTTGLSPADTAAAIAAIKIINTEPERRHQLWQNLELLKKQLAQANIIAIATESPIVAIEVGDIATTLAIAAQLKEKGLFAPAIRPPTVPTPRIRLTLIATHTEAQINHLAGCLKQAVEKTKP
- a CDS encoding DNA-directed RNA polymerase subunit beta' encodes the protein MADLTVNGAESNRSKDKTTPAVFINQTVDKKQLKNLISWAFTHHGTARAAYMADEIKALGFRYATQAGVSISVEDLQIPPSKKQLLAEAEEEIEATENRYSRGEITEVERFQKVIDTWNVTNENLKNEVVKNFKVNNPLNSVYMMAFSGARGNISQVRQLVGMRGLMADPQGAIIDLPIKTNFREGLTVTEYIISSYGARKGLVDTALRTADSGYLTRRLVDVSQDVIIRETDCGTTRGVVTQAMKDGDRVLIPLRDRLFGRTAAIDVTDPKTGEVIVAAGQCFSEELSIAVEKSGVKLVKVRSALTCESTRSVCQTCYGWSLAHAKIVDIGEAVGIIAAQSIGEPGTQLTMRTFHTGGVFTGEIAQQSRAKFVGSIKFSKNLRLRPIRTRHGDDAYIVEAPGEFMLESKEGRKKSYSVTQGSTLLVQDGQQVEKDQLMAEVAISGRTKKSTEKAKKELKTNLSGEALFSGLVPEEKKDRQGNTSYIATRSGLIWILGGQVYNLLPGADPVVKNGDRVEIDDVLAVTELVTEHGGVVRLKDEDARHNREVEIITASVVLDRAKVEEEVSQSREHYILHTASGQRFLLKAAPGTKVTSNQVVAELIDDTYHTNSGGIIKYSGDLEVAKRSKAKQGFEVLKGGTLLWIPEEAHEVNKDISLLLVEDGQYLEAGTEVVKDIFCQSSGVVEVTQKNDILREIVIKPGDLHLVDDPQSALKKNETLAQPGTEILPGLASEELRYVEYVETPEGPAILLRPVQEFSVPDKPSIPSQDSISEISSIRLRAVQRIPYKDGERVKSISGLELLRTQLLLEIDTEAPQIAADIEFVADEEDPELLRLQLVILESLIIRQDTASDPTQTNTRTRILVEEAQQIAPGEVVARTEILCKQSGEIRGIKEGAELVRRILVVTEEDRISIPCADPQVAVGDLLRIGDSVGSNTIASESGQVRAIENGEVIVRIGRPYLISPGAVLQIDNADLVQRGDILAFLVFERAKTGDIIQGLPRIEELLEARKPKEMCVLAQRAGTVQVTYFEDDNFELKILEADGTLTEYSINPGQSLIVSDGQQLDAAEPLTDGPSNPHDILDIFFNIHKEKVGIKEAALISLQKVQEFLVNEVQTVYQSQGVDISDKHIEVVVKQMTSKVRIDDGGDTTRLPGELVDLHQVEQINEAMEITGGAPAEYTPVLMGITKASLNTDSFISAASFQETTRVLTEAAIEGKSDWLRGLKENVIIGRLIPAGTGFNAYDNMSLDIDDSYESIPDFDESTDDVIIDDNTARNYRIEGVGFTQDLPNRDNVRDVISSSSEELISDQSQANELVNSGADMLIGDDVKDLVGGEGLVGNVGGKPSYPGIAPQANLADELVDDHTTIGNNPDAPPSAPPSISAAPNELGTEPGTIEDMPE
- the rpoB gene encoding DNA-directed RNA polymerase subunit beta is translated as MNKPTQITPAIALPDLVEIQRESFRWFLEEGLIEELASFSPITDYTGKIELHFVGKDYKLKKPKYAVDEAKRRDATYSVQMYVPTRLINKETGEIKEQEVFIGDLPLMTDRGTFIINGAERVIVNQIVRSPGVYYKSETDKNSRRTYNASLIPNRGAWLKFETDKNDLVWVRIDKTRKLSAQILLKALGLSDADIFDSLRHPEYFQKTIEKEGQYNEEDALLELYRKLRPGEPPTVAGGQQLLESRFFDPKRYDLGRVGRYKINRKLRLNVAETTRVLTPEDILSAINYLINLEYDVGQTDDIDHLGNRRVRSVGELLQNQVRVGLNRLERIIRERMTVSEADVLTPASLVNPKPLVAAIKEFFGSSQLSQFMDQTNPLAELTHKRRLSALGPGGLTRERAGFAVRDIHPSHNGRICPIETPEGPNAGLIGSLATHARVNQYGFIEAPYLPVEDGLIRYDLTPIYMTADEEDEFRVAPGDVPMNEEGWITADFVPVRYRQEFGTAEPNDLDYVAVSPVQIISVATSLIPFLEHDDANRALMGSNMQRQAVPLLRPERPLVGTGLEAQAARDSGMVIVSRSDGEVIYSSADEIRVKSDDGGVINYYLQKYQRSNQDTCLNQRPIAARGDRVVKGQILADGSATEGGELALGQNILVAYMPWEGYNYEDAILINERLVIDDVYTSIHIEKYEIEARQTKLGPEEITREIPNVGEDSLRQLDEQGIIRVGAWVEAGDILVGKVTPKGESDQPPEEKLLRAIFGEKARDVRDNSLRVPNGEKGRVVDVRLFTREQGDELPPGANMVVRVYVAQKRKIQVGDKMAGRHGNKGIISRILPKEDMPYLEDGTAVDIVLNPLGVPSRMNVGQVFECLLGWAGQNKDVRYKITPFDERHGEEMSRNSVHQQLKEAQRAIGEEWIFNPDNPGKLTVYDGRTGEKFDQPVTVGKAYMLKLVHLVDDKIHARSTGPYSLVTQQPLGGKAQQGGQRFGEMEVWALEAFGAAYTLQELLTVKSDDMTGRNESLNAIVKGHAIPRPGTPESFKVLVRELQSLCLDVSVHKLESGDDGSNQDTEVDLMVDMDGRRTPSRPTYESIYRSEDEETES